In one Paraburkholderia megapolitana genomic region, the following are encoded:
- a CDS encoding CobW family GTP-binding protein: MTQATHDAAVPVTLLTGFLGSGKTTLLNRLLPQPALGRCAVVVNELGAIGLDHLLVGANRDDTVALMANGCLCCGVRDSLASTVADLLERRARGEIPAFERLLIETTGLARPGPVISLLLGDEALSERVRLDGIVATVDAKHGAAQLAKHEESREQVAVADRLLLTKADLVDAGTLAALEIALAALNPGAPRIAVRNGEIDAAQLLDILTPRALRPWLRTEAAPRKLMRGAATPRAIHTAHPDIASFCLSYAQPLPMQALESALTVLLGYHGERILRMKGIGNFIGETRPVVLHGVQQWLHEPLQLDRWPDDDRRTRLVFIVQNLDASIVEATIAHFLREAGMECVATVD; the protein is encoded by the coding sequence ATGACGCAGGCAACGCATGACGCAGCAGTTCCGGTCACGCTGCTCACCGGCTTTCTCGGCTCGGGCAAAACGACGCTGCTCAACCGGTTGCTGCCGCAACCAGCGCTCGGCCGTTGCGCGGTGGTTGTCAACGAGCTCGGTGCGATCGGTCTCGACCATCTGCTCGTCGGCGCGAACCGCGACGACACCGTTGCGCTGATGGCAAACGGTTGTTTGTGCTGCGGTGTGCGCGACAGTCTCGCTTCCACGGTCGCGGATCTGCTCGAGCGGCGTGCGCGCGGCGAAATCCCGGCATTCGAGCGCCTGTTGATCGAAACCACCGGCCTCGCGCGGCCGGGGCCCGTCATCTCGCTGCTGCTCGGCGACGAGGCGCTGAGCGAACGCGTGCGGCTCGACGGCATCGTCGCGACCGTCGATGCGAAACACGGTGCGGCGCAACTTGCAAAGCACGAAGAATCGCGTGAGCAGGTTGCCGTCGCCGACCGCCTGCTGCTTACCAAGGCCGATCTCGTCGACGCAGGGACACTTGCTGCGCTCGAGATCGCGCTCGCTGCACTGAACCCCGGCGCGCCGCGTATCGCAGTACGCAACGGCGAGATCGACGCCGCGCAATTGCTCGACATCCTGACGCCGCGCGCGCTGCGCCCATGGCTGCGTACCGAGGCCGCGCCACGCAAACTGATGCGCGGTGCCGCAACGCCTCGTGCAATCCACACGGCCCATCCGGACATCGCGAGCTTCTGCCTGAGCTACGCGCAGCCACTGCCGATGCAGGCGCTTGAAAGCGCGCTGACCGTACTGCTCGGCTATCACGGCGAGCGGATTCTGCGCATGAAGGGCATCGGCAATTTCATCGGCGAAACGCGGCCTGTCGTATTGCATGGCGTGCAGCAGTGGCTGCACGAGCCGCTACAACTCGACCGCTGGCCCGACGACGACCGCAGGACGCGGCTCGTCTTTATCGTGCAGAACCTGGACGCATCGATCGTCGAGGCAACCATCGCGCATTTTCTGCGCGAGGCGGGCATGGAGTGCGTGGCGACCGTCGATTGA
- a CDS encoding DUF4118 domain-containing protein, which produces MHVQNARRWAPRGTRPWIAVAAAVVIAAVVRLLLHPLIGPVMPSATFGVAAALIEYYFGLAPAATVMVLGLGIADYLFVPPYAQIDVFDRRDLILVISYPLITLIIITLIERLRRAQFRAELIASVAQSRYEMLLRHDNERAIARRAVDETHRLLRHLAQHNKAFILIQALERNGAVAINGASAPGIAGVRLALPSEIAPGPRYADVHPEDIQRFWNGLWPGSHRVRIASSNGPSKLVDCICERFTTHAGDFLVLRIGD; this is translated from the coding sequence ATGCATGTTCAAAACGCCCGACGCTGGGCACCGCGGGGAACCCGCCCATGGATCGCCGTGGCGGCCGCGGTCGTCATTGCCGCTGTCGTACGGCTGTTGCTCCACCCGCTGATCGGTCCGGTCATGCCGAGCGCCACGTTCGGTGTCGCCGCCGCGCTGATCGAATACTACTTTGGGCTCGCGCCCGCGGCGACTGTGATGGTGCTCGGCCTCGGCATCGCCGATTACCTGTTCGTGCCGCCCTACGCGCAAATCGACGTGTTCGACCGCCGGGACCTGATCCTCGTGATCTCGTACCCGCTCATCACGCTGATCATCATCACGCTGATCGAGCGCCTGCGCCGGGCGCAGTTCCGCGCGGAGCTGATTGCGTCGGTCGCGCAGTCGCGCTACGAAATGCTGCTGCGGCACGACAACGAGCGCGCCATCGCGCGTCGTGCCGTCGATGAAACCCATCGCCTGCTCCGTCATCTCGCGCAGCACAACAAGGCGTTCATCCTGATCCAGGCGCTCGAACGCAACGGGGCGGTAGCGATCAACGGTGCCAGCGCGCCGGGTATTGCGGGCGTGCGGCTCGCACTGCCGAGCGAAATCGCGCCGGGGCCTCGCTATGCCGACGTGCATCCCGAAGACATTCAGCGCTTCTGGAACGGCCTGTGGCCCGGTAGCCATCGGGTGCGCATCGCCTCGAGCAACGGCCCGTCGAAACTGGTGGATTGCATCTGCGAACGCTTCACGACGCACGCGGGGGATTTCCTCGTGCTGCGCATCGGAGACTGA
- a CDS encoding alpha/beta hydrolase, translating into MIDRASTIFNAGDQHAVLLLHGLSSSPLELRFLARFLHNEGFTTCAPVLDGYSAGMPEQQMERWLDAAVAEYDALASRYARVSICGLSIGSTLALALARRRPTAQALVLLSITLAYDGWSMPWYRFLLDWAYFTPLRKHWRYREAAPFGLRNEALRAKIARAMQRSDFSEVGPSTISLPALHEASRLVRWVRPQLGEIRNDCLIIHAIDDETSSPRNALLVADEIDTSFLRTIWLDDSYHMITSDNEREVVARETAAFLRESEMASTGDHTKTPVVSKALARRLRQLSALSKERA; encoded by the coding sequence ATCATCGACAGGGCTTCTACTATTTTCAATGCCGGCGACCAGCACGCCGTGCTTCTGCTGCACGGCCTGTCGAGCTCGCCGCTCGAACTACGCTTTCTCGCGCGATTTCTGCATAACGAAGGATTCACGACCTGCGCGCCTGTGCTCGACGGCTATAGCGCAGGCATGCCGGAGCAGCAGATGGAGCGCTGGCTCGACGCCGCCGTCGCCGAATACGATGCGCTCGCGAGTCGCTATGCGCGCGTCTCGATCTGCGGGCTGTCGATCGGCTCGACGCTCGCACTGGCGCTTGCACGCCGCCGGCCGACCGCGCAGGCACTCGTGCTGCTGTCAATCACGCTCGCCTACGACGGCTGGTCGATGCCGTGGTATCGCTTTCTGCTCGACTGGGCCTACTTCACGCCGTTGCGCAAACACTGGCGTTATCGCGAAGCAGCGCCGTTCGGCCTGCGCAATGAAGCGCTGCGCGCCAAGATCGCGCGGGCGATGCAACGCAGCGACTTCAGCGAAGTAGGGCCGTCTACGATCTCGCTGCCCGCATTGCACGAAGCAAGCCGCCTGGTGCGTTGGGTGCGCCCGCAACTAGGCGAGATCCGCAACGACTGCCTGATCATTCACGCCATCGACGACGAAACGTCGAGCCCGCGTAACGCGCTTCTCGTGGCCGACGAAATCGATACGAGCTTTCTGCGCACGATCTGGCTCGACGACTCTTATCACATGATCACCTCCGACAACGAACGCGAAGTCGTTGCGCGCGAAACCGCTGCGTTTCTGCGCGAAAGCGAAATGGCGAGCACCGGCGACCATACGAAGACGCCTGTCGTCTCGAAGGCGCTGGCGCGGCGGCTGCGTCAGTTGTCGGCGCTTAGCAAGGAACGCGCATGA
- a CDS encoding MipA/OmpV family protein, whose translation MANAIGTTSTTTAATADVPATADTSTTTASTTSPSKWKIAFGPGVIVSPAYPGSSKLKVYPFPALDISYDDRFFSQGPDVLGVNVVRDPNYHLGAALSLDFQSRSESDDPRLRGLGDVHWTPKLKLFGDYTWWAFTGSVAMYQDIGGNRQGKTIVSDLYASLPLDNWLFSVGPGFTWADAEYTRTFFGVSQQQSAASKLPTFDTGSGIRDIHMNFYVSHDFSKHWTSSISIVAGRLQHYAADSPITSRRFELNSLASVNYRY comes from the coding sequence ATGGCCAATGCCATTGGGACAACGTCCACGACAACCGCTGCGACGGCCGATGTTCCCGCAACTGCGGACACAAGTACGACCACTGCGAGTACTACCTCGCCCAGTAAATGGAAGATCGCATTCGGCCCCGGCGTGATTGTCTCCCCCGCGTATCCAGGCTCGAGCAAACTGAAGGTCTATCCGTTCCCCGCACTCGATATTTCATACGACGACCGGTTCTTCTCGCAAGGCCCCGATGTGCTCGGTGTGAACGTGGTGCGCGACCCGAACTACCACCTGGGCGCCGCGTTGAGCCTCGACTTCCAGTCGCGCAGCGAATCGGACGACCCACGGCTGCGCGGTCTCGGCGACGTGCACTGGACCCCGAAACTGAAACTGTTCGGCGATTACACGTGGTGGGCGTTTACCGGTTCCGTCGCGATGTATCAGGATATCGGCGGCAACAGGCAGGGCAAGACGATCGTGAGCGATCTGTACGCGTCGCTGCCGCTCGACAACTGGCTCTTCTCAGTCGGGCCAGGTTTCACATGGGCCGATGCCGAGTACACGCGCACCTTCTTCGGCGTGTCGCAGCAGCAAAGCGCTGCATCGAAACTGCCGACCTTCGATACCGGCTCCGGCATCCGCGACATCCATATGAATTTCTACGTGAGCCACGATTTCTCGAAGCACTGGACGAGTTCGATCTCGATCGTAGCGGGCCGCCTGCAGCACTACGCCGCCGACAGCCCGATTACTTCGCGTCGCTTCGAGCTTAATTCGCTTGCGTCGGTGAACTACCGCTATTGA
- a CDS encoding gamma-glutamylcyclotransferase — translation MATNNVITRERLKDGSLLAEWRATAPAGSPVRSDEEIAASLKAALAERPDEGDVWVFGYGSLIWNPTFEFVEQRTALLQGWHRRFCVWTKGGRGSPDAPGLTLALDRGGSCRGIAFRLDPKQVDEELFILWRREMVSGVYEARWVDIKVENEKTIVQKARAITFVANRSHDRFTDQLSDDEIARRIAAARGPLGTCQEYFMNTIGHLEALGLRDVGLERIRRCMSARETSSDVPLA, via the coding sequence ATGGCGACGAACAATGTGATTACCCGCGAGCGGCTAAAAGATGGCTCACTACTCGCAGAGTGGCGGGCGACTGCCCCTGCGGGTTCGCCGGTGCGTTCCGATGAAGAGATCGCAGCTTCGCTGAAAGCGGCGCTGGCGGAGCGGCCCGACGAAGGCGACGTCTGGGTCTTCGGCTATGGCTCATTGATCTGGAACCCTACGTTCGAGTTTGTCGAGCAACGCACCGCGTTGCTACAGGGTTGGCATCGACGCTTCTGTGTGTGGACGAAGGGCGGTCGAGGCTCGCCTGACGCCCCCGGTCTCACGTTAGCGCTCGACCGCGGCGGTTCCTGTAGGGGCATCGCGTTCCGGCTCGACCCGAAGCAGGTCGATGAGGAACTCTTCATTCTGTGGCGACGTGAGATGGTGAGCGGTGTCTATGAAGCGCGCTGGGTCGACATCAAGGTCGAGAACGAGAAAACGATAGTGCAAAAGGCGAGGGCCATCACCTTCGTCGCCAATCGAAGTCATGACAGATTCACCGATCAGCTCTCGGATGACGAGATTGCGCGACGTATTGCTGCGGCGCGCGGTCCGCTCGGTACCTGCCAGGAGTACTTCATGAACACGATCGGACATCTCGAGGCGCTGGGGCTACGGGATGTCGGGCTGGAGCGCATCAGGCGCTGCATGTCTGCGAGGGAAACGTCATCGGATGTTCCGTTAGCGTGA
- a CDS encoding flavoprotein — MTSTTTTETQKPRILIGVTGSVDAMLLPQYIRAIRAGLDCSMSVILTPDAADFVNADSIGLIVERVISGESPKDWPTDRPGRIAGDHDLMIVLPATANTLAAAASGTSQNRLTMLILVGVFPIMFFPVMGPTMWEKPVVRRNVARIREDGHEVIEPAWREQYEPHYRRMYGHYTLPDPDVVLAHIKRKLGITRSAS, encoded by the coding sequence ATGACTAGTACTACGACCACCGAGACACAGAAGCCGAGAATACTGATTGGAGTAACGGGCTCTGTCGATGCCATGCTCCTGCCGCAGTACATCCGCGCCATCAGGGCGGGTCTTGACTGTTCCATGAGTGTGATCCTGACGCCGGACGCCGCCGACTTCGTCAATGCGGACAGCATTGGACTCATCGTCGAGCGCGTCATCAGTGGCGAGAGTCCGAAGGACTGGCCCACTGACCGGCCTGGTCGCATCGCCGGGGACCACGACCTGATGATCGTACTGCCGGCGACGGCCAATACGCTCGCCGCTGCCGCGAGCGGCACATCCCAGAACCGCTTGACGATGCTGATTCTCGTGGGCGTTTTCCCCATCATGTTCTTCCCCGTCATGGGCCCGACGATGTGGGAGAAGCCTGTGGTTCGCCGCAATGTCGCGAGAATTCGCGAGGACGGACACGAGGTTATCGAGCCCGCGTGGCGCGAGCAGTACGAACCTCACTATCGCCGTATGTACGGTCACTACACGCTACCTGATCCGGACGTTGTGCTCGCACACATCAAGCGTAAATTGGGCATTACCCGGTCGGCATCGTAG
- a CDS encoding class I SAM-dependent methyltransferase: MSKLILSEKQGLHEQFGEKEEIGGNHYRSWVGPPNYYDLIGATQFNLLTLFGMRETSTLLDIGCGSLRGGRFSIMYLRPGKYFGLEPEEWAVQDGLQSHFGKEFAERKQPTFVYDSNYTFTKFERKFDYLMAHSIFTHAPEKQIRLCLSEAAKVMAPETIFLATFFESLDGTDYTGEEWLYPDIVRFRKSTITSFVEGAGLECQHFDWAHPFNQKWVAVTLKGNMPDVKKLLGGYIYSYEAALERRANATTWPTSPTDNATAK; this comes from the coding sequence ATGTCCAAACTCATCTTGTCGGAAAAGCAGGGATTGCATGAGCAGTTCGGAGAAAAGGAAGAGATTGGCGGTAATCACTATCGGTCGTGGGTCGGGCCGCCGAACTACTATGACCTGATCGGCGCCACCCAATTTAACCTGCTCACGTTGTTCGGCATGCGCGAAACGTCGACGTTGCTCGACATCGGCTGCGGCTCTCTGCGCGGCGGGCGGTTTTCGATCATGTATCTCCGTCCCGGCAAGTACTTCGGCCTGGAACCGGAAGAATGGGCTGTGCAGGACGGCTTGCAGAGCCACTTCGGCAAGGAGTTCGCGGAGCGCAAGCAGCCGACGTTCGTGTACGACAGCAACTACACGTTCACGAAATTCGAGCGTAAGTTCGACTACCTGATGGCGCATTCCATCTTTACCCACGCGCCGGAAAAGCAGATCAGGCTTTGCCTGTCGGAAGCTGCCAAGGTGATGGCGCCTGAAACGATCTTCCTGGCGACTTTCTTCGAGAGCCTGGACGGCACCGACTACACCGGTGAAGAGTGGCTGTATCCAGATATCGTGCGGTTCCGCAAATCGACCATTACGTCGTTCGTGGAAGGCGCAGGTCTGGAGTGCCAGCATTTCGACTGGGCGCACCCGTTCAACCAGAAATGGGTTGCCGTGACGCTAAAGGGGAATATGCCGGACGTGAAGAAGCTGCTCGGCGGTTATATCTATTCCTACGAAGCAGCACTCGAACGAAGAGCCAACGCCACGACATGGCCCACTTCGCCGACGGACAATGCGACGGCGAAATGA